Sequence from the Equus asinus isolate D_3611 breed Donkey chromosome 5, EquAss-T2T_v2, whole genome shotgun sequence genome:
GTGAGCATAATGTAACAATCAGTGATTCAAACTTGTGCCAACACTCACTGATGCATGGAGTCCTCGTCCCCTAAAGTTCAAGACCACTACCAACCCGCTTGATTATATGTTCTCACTGGGCCACTCTGCACACAGTTCAATTTTGCCAAGTGCGTCTCACTATTTGTCCATCTACTCCCTCTTAGAGGAGAAACCCATGGATTAGATCAATTTAATTTCTCCTACCGCCCCTCAAAGAACACCTCAAATGAAACCCCTCTCACCTCTCTCACCAGCCTACTTCCCCTTTTCTCCTTAATGTCAACATCCTTTACTGAAGTCCTGAATGATGAAGCTTTGTTTAGAACCCACCGTCACTTCCTCCCCAAGGTGGCGTCTAACTTCACATTAACTAAGAAACAGCATTTCCACCCTCACCCTGCACTTCTCACCATGACTACTTGTTTTCTTGGCCAAGAATCAAGTAATTCTGTGACCCAGAATAGGTCCTACAAAAACCCTATAATCAATCACATTTAAGGAGTTTGGTGGCCCAAATCCCTTCCACAAATTCCAATATGCCCTCAAGGATGAAAGCTTTTCTCTGAACTCTCCCAGCATGTCCTCCAGGGGTTGTGAAAATTTCCAGGGGCAAGGCATACTGGAAAGAGCAAGTTTGTGGCACCTGGGGTTTCCCCAATACTCCAAAAACACATCCTCACCTTCCCATCTAtgattcatatccagaatttcatTCATGTACTTTAAATGGTCTTTGACTACCACAATCCCAAAACAGCCATTGTATTTGCCCAGTTCTCTTTCTGATCCCTGAAAGAGCTTAGAGAGGTCACTGAGAATAGAGGAATTGGTTGACTATTTGTGTCACTTCCAAACTGTTTTATATCCTTGGGAGAGCTGGCCATGGGAAGAGCAGTCATGAGGAAAGCTCTAAAAGGGAactatttgaatttcaaaaatattactcAATGTGATCAACTACTGAGGCATAATGAAAGAAGCAATATCAAATTTGTTACCATTATCAGAAGACTTTTCACTATGGCAGGCTAAGGAataaggaggaagggaggggcatGGGGAGCTTTTGGTGACAGTGTAGAAGTAATGGACCTGTAACAGCTACGGTGAAGAGAATGGAAGGGTACAGGAGGGTAACAGAGGGGCGAATGAGTTGTCTAACTCTGTTGGTTTTCCCTGTTCTGGGATTGAAATTCATGGAACCATAGTACTGGAAAGATCTTTAGAACATTTAGTCCATCCTTTCATtaaacagataagaaaactgaggagaAGCAGTTCTTATAAGGCCACACATTTAGTTAGTGGTAGAGTGAGGACAAAAGTCCTGTTCTCCAGGTGCCAGTCTGTAAGCACAGTTCCAGAGTTTAATATCTAGTTCTTCAATATCATTACTGATAAGATAGCATCGGGGTCTTGTATAAAGAGAAATGGAGTTGTTTTATTTTCGTTCCTCTTGTTTCTTCTTCCCCAGTCTCCACCTTTCCTTTTTTAGGTGCTGCTTCGATAAAGAGCCAAGCGTATTTCAACCAGACTGGAGAACTGCCATGCCTCTTTCCAAACTCGCAAAACATAAGCCTGGATGAGCTGGTACTATTTTGGCAGAACCAGGATAAGTTGGTTCTGTATGAGCTATACTTAGGCAAAGAGAACCCTGACAATGTTCATCCCAAGTATAAAGGCCGCACAAGCTTTGACCGGGACAGTTGGACCCTGAAACTCCACAATGTTCAGATCCAGGACAAGGGCTTGTATCAATGTTACATCCATCATAAAGGGCCCAAAGGACTGGTTCCCGCCCACCAGATGAGTTCTGATCTATCAGTGCTTGGTATGTAGTCAATGGCATGTTCAGATCCCTGGCCTTCTCAGATGAGACTGCAATGAGCAGAGGAATATTGGTGTTGGGAGGAGGGGACCTGTCGAGAGAAGGCAGAGGGCCGCCATTTCTGGGAAGTCCATCTGAAGGGAATGCAGAGTTTGGGAGTAGGGAACTGAAAGTCCTTTGTACTTTTTATAGTTTGCTTCTGAAGGATCAGAAAGAATCTGCCTTGGGGACAAAATAGAGCTAACTGACCAAAGGTAATGTGGCTAAGTGAAAACCATGGATAATTTGGCAATTACTAAGTTTAAATAACCATATAGGCCTCAAATCTCTTTTACGTTCATTTTCTCCTTTGGTCCACAATTTCTCACCCACTAAAACTTTGCCTAGAGCTGCTAGCAAGGGTGATAGCTGATTGATTTGGGTTTTCCCTCCAACCTCCTGATGGTTACTTATGAGTTGTATTCTGCCCAACCATGAGCCCAGTAGACAGGAGGGAAATAACCCAGCACACACTatccaaaaactggaaaccagcTCCTCTGTTTTTCCAGGCCTTAAAAAACCTAGATCTCactacaggtttttttttttttttttattataatgcagtaaaattaattatttttatttggtatACAGTTCTATTAACTTTAACTTATGCATAGATTTATGTAACCACCACAATAAACAGGATACAAATCATCTCCATCAGCCTAAAAGAATTTCCCCATCCTATCCGTTTATAGTCACACCCTCTCCATAACCATAACCCCTGTTTTTCATCCATAGTATTGTCTTTTCATCCTGCAGTATTGTCTTTTTGAGAACGTCACATAAATGGAGCCATACAATACGTCACCTTTTAAGACTGGCTCCTTTTATTCAatataatgcctttgagattcatccaagctGTTACATGTATCAAAAGTCTGTTCCCTCTTATTACTGACTAGCATTCTACTGTTTACCCACTCAACCCATGGAAAGACGttgggttgttttcagtgttAGGCTATGATGAATAgaactgctgtaaacattcatgtaccagtttttgtgtgaacattagttttcatttctctagggtagATACCCATGTATGGGGTTACTAGAGCCAGATTAACTTTTGTTGAAACTGGAAAAGGCAGATCAACATCAATTCTGAAACTACAGAGTAAAGCAGAGGCACAAGTAGAAATAGAAGGGAGAGTTGCTCCCTTTAAGCCCTGTGTGATTCAAACTAGGCTGCAGGGCTGTGGGAACATTTAACCAAGCGCTTAATTGATGCTTACACAGTGTGGCCAGGCACCACTGAGGAACGTGGTGTGTCTTAGGTGGGACACAGACAATCTTTTTTTACTTTAgcagttttaaatatattttaatgtgtattagGAAAACAATAACTATCGTATCCAACCTGTGATTTCTGCTCGTACAAGAAGAGTGCTTAAGTAGTGTGTTGATATAGCAAAATTTGCAAAGATGGCATGCAAATCACTCAAGTGCTAGAAATAATATGCTAAGTTATAAATTAGTCTGTAGACATCTCCAAACCACCTAGTGACGATGGAAGAAGAACAAGGGATTCGGCTGGCAGAGGACTAGGTGCCAGGCATCCACAACAGCCATAATAATCTGAATGGCAAAGCAAGGCAAGAGAAGCTTTGTGTTTATCGAGATCATATATTTTCCCCGAAAATGGTTGGGTTTGGCCTTCATCTTATAGTATATGATGAAGACACCTTGACAGTTCTACCCAAAACCAGCGTACTGAATTTCTAAATCCAAAACCCCCATCCATTCACGTACTATCACCCTGCTTGGGTTTCTGGAAGATACAGCCCAGAAGATACCAGTACCATGAACTCTGTTAATTCCTGGTGGGATTTTGGTCTCAATTCCTTCCTGCTGTCTTAGTTTGGTGAGCTGGAATGTATCCCATGCGACACTTGGGTCCTAAAGTCAGACCACTTCTCCTTCCCAAGACCCCACTGCCTAGAACAGTGGCCTCACTGTAAATCTTTGGTGACTCAGTTTCAGCTCTCCTGTGGCTCAGAGAGTACCTCTTTGATTTGGGTAAGCAGGAAGTAAGCATAGCCCCAAACTCCATTCTTGAAAACTAAATATGAGATCATTATGTGACTCTCACCATGGGCTGAGGCCCAGGTGTGCCCCAAGTGAGTTCCCAGATCAAGTACCTAGTTATTTGCTGTCCTATTCTAGATACATCTAAATTtagactgatttcttttttttttttttttttggtatctctATTCTGCTTTCAGCTAACTTCAGTCAACCTGAAATAATGCTAATTTCTAATAGAACAGAAAATTCTGACATCATAAATTTGACCTGCTCATCTACCCAAGGTTACCCAGAACCTAAGAAGATGTATTTTTCAGTAAAAACTGAGAATTCAACGACTGAATATGATGCTGtcatgaataaatctcaaaataatatcACAGAACTGTACAACGTTTCTATCAGCTTGTCTTATTCATTCCATCCTGAAACAAACAATGTGAGCATCTTGTGTGTCCTGCAGCCTGAGCCAATGGAGacactgcttctctctccaccttACAATATAGGTAAAGCTGCTTCCCAAGACTCTTTCTTTTATCAGGTATCATGTACAAATGGTTAAGGCAGATCATCCAATGTCTCCTGCTTACCAAGAAACCTCCAACTGGACCATTTTATGATACTGTTAGGAAGGACCCAGACAAAAGGCTCCCGCTTCATCTGAGTGCTTCAGGTCCAGGAGGCTGTGAACCTATGCTGCACTTGAGGAAGCGTGTTCTTAGCCCTGAAACTAACTCAGTTTTAGGGCACCTTTGGATAGAAGATTTTGAAGTTTAGGTCAGAAAATGCAGGATTCCTCCAGGCTAGAATCCTTCCATtgattaacacacacacacacacacgcacacacatatccCATGCATACTGCACTTGTTATGAGTTCAGAACCATTCTAGACATTGTTGGTTGCAGGGATGAAAACTAAAAGGTGTAAGAGATGCTCTCTGCCTTTGAGGACCTTCCAATAGTCAGAACTCCATGATGTACACGCATGGACaactggattttaaaaagattgaattcGAATATAAATTATATCCCATGGAAATATGTGACTAAATGTAAAACAAGAGTGACTGAGAATCAGTTTTATAGGCATTCAGGAGTGGGCAAGTTCCTTACGGGTGAGGGAGGGCTTCCTAAAGGAAGTGAGACCTTTTCATACCAGAGAAGAAATAATTGAGCTTAACAAGTGTCGTGAAGAGATGATAGGGACTCTAACTTGTGGTGGCTtcctgaagagaaagaaaattctgacacagcATCCAGGCTTAGAAGGTGGGAGGACCACAATCAATTAGCAGGATCTGATGTGGGCACAGGCGGTGGTAGTGGGCAACAGTGCACATGTGTCAAGGAAAGCCTCAGAAGCAGAAATGCTTGTGGCCTGTTGACAGCATAGCACAGGGACCAGTCTAGCTGGAGCAAAGGGCTGAAACTAGGCAGTATCCATGAGCCTGCCATTTTAAAGTCCAGTCTTCGCCCTGGAGGGAATGCATCCATATTTGAGACACCACTTTTGAGGAGCAGTAACTGTAAGATTCTCTCGTGGAATAAAGGCACTCTGCACCCATGCTGCCCCCATCACTTCTTGTTCTGATCCTGACTACTCCCCCCACCCAAGCCCTCTGCTTGCCTTGgcctctccccagctctggcccttTGGTGTGCCCTCTTCTAAGGCATTCATTGAGCTCCTTGTTTCATCCTCTGGCTTTGCTGCCTCCTCACTCCTGGCATGTCATCGTTCAAACATAACTTAGCCTATGAACATATTCTTATGGACAGCCTCTGGGGCCAATCCTGACCAGCCAGCTTTACCAGTGGGCCAATCCTCTTTTCTGGTACGATTTTCTTCTGCTCAGACACCTCTGCCTCTGAGAATCCAGTAAGTGGTGAGGCTGCCCAGCCTGTCCTGGTTGTTTCTCCTGTAGCCTCTCTTAGCCTGATAGAAGCCTCTCGCAAGCTACCCCTGAAGTTCAGCTCCTCCTTGGAGCTACCAACATCACCTCACATGACATGGCCTGGGGCCCTCTGCCATGGCTCCTACAATCTACAGATGAACAGGACCTGGCTACCACGATACCCTAATCACGGCTCACCTTTCTGCTGCTTCTCAACTACTGCCAAATCCTTCCCAGCTACCACCATATTCAGAAACGTTTCAGCTTTAGCTGCCTCAGGAAGACGGGGCTTGCCTCTCTGTGTCCCTACCCTACGGGATGATCAGTGATAGGTTAGAGTCTGAGTCAAGGAACCTTTTTGGGTATCAAAAGGTGACAGTCTCCATGTTAACAAGTCTAACCCCCCTCATTGGGAATGCCAAACAGGCTCAAGTGGGTAAACTGGGACAGATTCAAAAAGTGTTGAATATAGC
This genomic interval carries:
- the CD86 gene encoding T-lymphocyte activation antigen CD86 isoform X6; the encoded protein is MTLGTMGLSNTLFVMTFLLSGAASIKSQAYFNQTGELPCLFPNSQNISLDELVLFWQNQDKLVLYELYLGKENPDNVHPKYKGRTSFDRDSWTLKLHNVQIQDKGLYQCYIHHKGPKGLVPAHQMSSDLSVLANFSQPEIMLISNRTENSDIINLTCSSTQGYPEPKKMYFSVKTENSTTEYDAVMNKSQNNITELYNVSISLSYSFHPETNNVSILCVLQPEPMETLLLSPPYNIGTKPREKAQHEQDHIRWITALLLTLIVVCGMVLLLTRRKWKKKQPGPSHECETIRVEEKESEQTEERVENPEISAEVQCGVNILKTTSGD
- the CD86 gene encoding T-lymphocyte activation antigen CD86 isoform X5, with product MDLGCTMGLSNTLFVMTFLLSGAASIKSQAYFNQTGELPCLFPNSQNISLDELVLFWQNQDKLVLYELYLGKENPDNVHPKYKGRTSFDRDSWTLKLHNVQIQDKGLYQCYIHHKGPKGLVPAHQMSSDLSVLANFSQPEIMLISNRTENSDIINLTCSSTQGYPEPKKMYFSVKTENSTTEYDAVMNKSQNNITELYNVSISLSYSFHPETNNVSILCVLQPEPMETLLLSPPYNIGTKPREKAQHEQDHIRWITALLLTLIVVCGMVLLLTRRKWKKKQPGPSHECETIRVEEKESEQTEERVENPEISAEVQCGVNILKTTSGD
- the CD86 gene encoding T-lymphocyte activation antigen CD86 isoform X3, which encodes MTLGTMGLSNTLFVMTFLLSVSTFPFLGAASIKSQAYFNQTGELPCLFPNSQNISLDELVLFWQNQDKLVLYELYLGKENPDNVHPKYKGRTSFDRDSWTLKLHNVQIQDKGLYQCYIHHKGPKGLVPAHQMSSDLSVLANFSQPEIMLISNRTENSDIINLTCSSTQGYPEPKKMYFSVKTENSTTEYDAVMNKSQNNITELYNVSISLSYSFHPETNNVSILCVLQPEPMETLLLSPPYNIGTKPREKAQHEQDHIRWITALLLTLIVVCGMVLLLTRRKWKKKQPGPSHECETIRVEEKESEQTEERVENPEISAEVQCGVNILKTTSGD
- the CD86 gene encoding T-lymphocyte activation antigen CD86 isoform X8 — its product is MDLGCTMGLSNTLFVMTFLLSVSTFPFLGAASIKSQAYFNQTGELPCLFPNSQNISLDELVLFWQNQDKLVLYELYLGKENPDNVHPKYKGRTSFDRDSWTLKLHNVQIQDKGLYQCYIHHKGPKGLVPAHQMSSDLSVLANFSQPEIMLISNRTENSDIINLTCSSTQGYPEPKKMYFSVKTENSTTEYDAVMNKSQNNITELYNVSISLSYSFHPETNNVSILCVLQPEPMETLLLSPPYNIGTKPREKAQHEQDHIRWITALLLTLIVVCGMVLLLTRRKWKKKQPGPSHECVSFRNHQSGGERE
- the CD86 gene encoding T-lymphocyte activation antigen CD86 isoform X9, translated to MDLGCTMGLSNTLFVMTFLLSGAASIKSQAYFNQTGELPCLFPNSQNISLDELVLFWQNQDKLVLYELYLGKENPDNVHPKYKGRTSFDRDSWTLKLHNVQIQDKGLYQCYIHHKGPKGLVPAHQMSSDLSVLANFSQPEIMLISNRTENSDIINLTCSSTQGYPEPKKMYFSVKTENSTTEYDAVMNKSQNNITELYNVSISLSYSFHPETNNVSILCVLQPEPMETLLLSPPYNIGTKPREKAQHEQDHIRWITALLLTLIVVCGMVLLLTRRKWKKKQPGPSHECVSFRNHQSGGERE
- the CD86 gene encoding T-lymphocyte activation antigen CD86 isoform X1, producing the protein MGICDSTMGLSNTLFVMTFLLSVSTFPFLGAASIKSQAYFNQTGELPCLFPNSQNISLDELVLFWQNQDKLVLYELYLGKENPDNVHPKYKGRTSFDRDSWTLKLHNVQIQDKGLYQCYIHHKGPKGLVPAHQMSSDLSVLANFSQPEIMLISNRTENSDIINLTCSSTQGYPEPKKMYFSVKTENSTTEYDAVMNKSQNNITELYNVSISLSYSFHPETNNVSILCVLQPEPMETLLLSPPYNIGTKPREKAQHEQDHIRWITALLLTLIVVCGMVLLLTRRKWKKKQPGPSHECETIRVEEKESEQTEERVENPEISAEVQCGVNILKTTSGD
- the CD86 gene encoding T-lymphocyte activation antigen CD86 isoform X4, with product MGICDSTMGLSNTLFVMTFLLSGAASIKSQAYFNQTGELPCLFPNSQNISLDELVLFWQNQDKLVLYELYLGKENPDNVHPKYKGRTSFDRDSWTLKLHNVQIQDKGLYQCYIHHKGPKGLVPAHQMSSDLSVLANFSQPEIMLISNRTENSDIINLTCSSTQGYPEPKKMYFSVKTENSTTEYDAVMNKSQNNITELYNVSISLSYSFHPETNNVSILCVLQPEPMETLLLSPPYNIGTKPREKAQHEQDHIRWITALLLTLIVVCGMVLLLTRRKWKKKQPGPSHECETIRVEEKESEQTEERVENPEISAEVQCGVNILKTTSGD
- the CD86 gene encoding T-lymphocyte activation antigen CD86 isoform X2, translated to MDLGCTMGLSNTLFVMTFLLSVSTFPFLGAASIKSQAYFNQTGELPCLFPNSQNISLDELVLFWQNQDKLVLYELYLGKENPDNVHPKYKGRTSFDRDSWTLKLHNVQIQDKGLYQCYIHHKGPKGLVPAHQMSSDLSVLANFSQPEIMLISNRTENSDIINLTCSSTQGYPEPKKMYFSVKTENSTTEYDAVMNKSQNNITELYNVSISLSYSFHPETNNVSILCVLQPEPMETLLLSPPYNIGTKPREKAQHEQDHIRWITALLLTLIVVCGMVLLLTRRKWKKKQPGPSHECETIRVEEKESEQTEERVENPEISAEVQCGVNILKTTSGD
- the CD86 gene encoding T-lymphocyte activation antigen CD86 isoform X7, whose translation is MGICDSTMGLSNTLFVMTFLLSVSTFPFLGAASIKSQAYFNQTGELPCLFPNSQNISLDELVLFWQNQDKLVLYELYLGKENPDNVHPKYKGRTSFDRDSWTLKLHNVQIQDKGLYQCYIHHKGPKGLVPAHQMSSDLSVLANFSQPEIMLISNRTENSDIINLTCSSTQGYPEPKKMYFSVKTENSTTEYDAVMNKSQNNITELYNVSISLSYSFHPETNNVSILCVLQPEPMETLLLSPPYNIGTKPREKAQHEQDHIRWITALLLTLIVVCGMVLLLTRRKWKKKQPGPSHECVSFRNHQSGGERE